The Helianthus annuus cultivar XRQ/B chromosome 15, HanXRQr2.0-SUNRISE, whole genome shotgun sequence genomic sequence caacaacaaacaagaaaacacaaaaagaaagaCCGACCTCATAAAAGTACGCTACGCAGACTCTGAAATTTGGAGAGTTGTTAATCACCCGATGCAGCGTTGATTCATAAACACCATTTGTTAAAATCTGCAGTATATCGAACATTATATAGGATATTCAACAAGTTTAGTGCATAAAGTGGGGGCCCTTCTGTATTAtgtaccttaagcatatcaccgATATTGCAGACAAATGTTCCAGGGATGGGAACTGCTGATATCCACTCGCCTGAAAGGTTTCTCACCTTCACAAATCCAGTAATTGCAAATTAGCATTTTTAAGAATAatcaaaaatatttatttttaagaaaACAGATACCTGAAGTGCAGTTTTGTCATCGTCTTGATTAACCAATGTCAATAAACCTGCAACACGACACATAAATTCCTTTAACGACACTGTAAACGAGAGACTCCGGAGTCTGAATTTGAGAAACTTACCGTAATCTGTGTGGGCCCCACTGGATGATTTGGACAAGAGATGGTAACAATTAACATAACAAGAAAAGAAACATAATGAGAGCCAGCAAATCTgaaggaaaaaaaaaaacgaaactgTTCGATAATCGATACCACTAACTGAATTACCATCCGATATCATTTTTTGGCAAGCACTCATCACTTATAGGCGTGACACCAGGATAACCTATTATACGCAACACCCAAAATGGATCTCCGGCTATTTTTCCTTCAAATGCATCTACGGAGCCACCAAGTGCCAGAGCTATCCCTCGCATGATTTTTCTTGATAACTCTAGTTACGAGCAATCGATGATCAATGATTCATAGAAACAATAACACTGAATGGCATTTAAATTAAGATACCTGTGCAGAGGACAAGATACTCCTCCATAAGTTTCTTAAAGTTAGGGGGGTCCGTTGGCCTATATATACAAAAGATAACATTTACAATGAGCTTAACATGTGCATAGGCCGCTCAAGTATGGATCTACTAAAACTCTAAGACCAAATTTTGTAAAGAGTAAACTACACGAATAGCCCGTGTGGTcttccaaaattttggatttagtccatagctttccaaaagtacacagatggtcctgtggttgtaacgcatttagtcctcaACCAACAAATCCGAAGGTTTCAGGAGGTTCAAGTTatggactaaatgcgttacaaagggcaaaccacatggaccatccatgtattttggcaaaagttgaggactaaatgcgttacaaagtgcaaatcactgggaccatctgtgtacttttggaaagctagagaccaaatccaaaattatggaaaaccacagggactgtttgtgtactttactcttttgTAAATGATAACAATCCCAAGTTGTGATATGAATGTGGGAGTTCAAAGTGTCACATACCATTTGTTGGTACCGACTAACGGGTCGCCAAGATCTCCATACATCCCTTTGCTTAATTCTTTGTAACACTATTAAAAAAGGCAATTATAAGATGATAAGAAACAAATTCTACTACATCTACCAAGTGGATAGAAGTCGTACATGAGACGACCTGCACAAGCTTACACTTAAAGAACCATGAATTACATTCTTATCAATTTAAGCGAAGAACCAAAAAATGGAACTAATTATAAAGTTTATGCCATATACAGCCACCTAGGGCTGTACACGAACCggacgttcatgaactgttcgtgaacctGTTCGGCGGGAAgctcgtttatttaataaacgaatgaacatggacaatttttttttgttcatttaactaaacaaacaaacatgaacacaccttttgttcattcatttatgtCCGTTAACGTTCGCTTATGTTCGTTTTATTTATGTGCGTTTAGATCTTAATAAATTACataagtagttatatttatataaatataaacatacAAAAGACCTTTCTAACTTCTTAAACTAATTAGTAGTTGGGTTGTCCAATAAAATTTATCATAATTAGTCAGTAGTTTATATGAACAACTACTTTATCCTCGTTTGTGATCATTTATGATTGGTCAATTATGTtcattcgtgttcgtttgtttttgttaaatgatgtttatttgtgttgttttatgtttgttaaattatgttcctttaagtttgtttgtttatgttcgtttaggtttaaacgaacacgaacatgcccattttcttaatgaacaaacacgaacaaaaaaatgtgttcgattatacattcgtgttcggttaaagttaaatgaacgaacacgaacatgcctctGTACATGTTTGTTcagttcatttacagccctagaACCACCTATAAAGTTTGAAGTACACAAGGCAGCAATATAAAGCTTACATCAATAGCTTCATGCCTATCAGGTACACCTTTAGTTACATTCACACCAACTCGCTGGTATCCCCTGCGCTTTAAACATCGGATGATTGTAAAAATGTATTTTCTATTAACTTTGATGAAGTGAAGATGTTAATATAATTCAGGGAAAACCTGTATCCAGTTTCACTAGATAGTTCAATCTTGAGTTTCTCCTCGTAAGGTAGATCGAAGAAGTTGTGTGTTATATCTCTTACGTCTTTGATAAGAGAATCAGGAATGCCGTGACCTTTCTGTTTAAATAACAGATTAATATCTGTTTGTTAAACGATCAAGAAGCTTATACAAGGTTGCAAACAAAGGTGAGAGAAATTACCACATAAAAGAAACCGGCATCCCTACAAGCACTATCTAGAAGTCTAACAACTTCGGCGAAACCTTTGTCCTCCATGGCGTTTGGATCATCGCACTTAGCTACCAGAGGACTAATATCTGCCACATCATGAAAAGTAAACCAGATACTACAAATcaacaggtttttttttttttttttttttttttttttttttttttttttttaattcacaCAAAACAAAACATCAAAACGTAATGTTTCCTGAATCCAGAAAACTACTTTCCAAATCTAAAACAAGATATAGCTCCAAATCATAGTTTTCTAACTGCTAATTTATTTATAAGTCTGCAACAAACAAATTCTCATCAATTCTTATGTGTTGTTATTCAAAATGGAGTATATGCTTCCAGATTCATAACACATATCAGTGCCGATAATTGACGATGAATATCGCAAGGCGAATCTGAATCTACGTTATCAAAACATTCAGAAACGCAATAAGGAGATGCTATGTAACACTATAATATTAGCAGATGATATAAATCTAGAcacttattattaatttttttttttttctgattgcTAATTGAATCACCAAATTCTGTGCAACTAAACGAATTCTCATCAATTTTGACTATATTCTTACTCAAAAATGGAATATATGCTTCTAGATTTATAATACAATTTGTGCCGATAAAGATGAATCTGAATCTACTTTATGTAATTATTTATAAATGCAGATAAGGTGAAGTGAATTGATAATATTGTGTTTgaatggattgatttggtgtggAAGTAGGAGAAATTGTATGATGAAAGAAGAAAGTTACCGATGAGAGGGATTGATTGGAAATTGGTGGTCATGGTGATGGTGGTGCCGGAGATTATGATTACGGTTGGTTACTCACTCAGTGTACCTACTCTAATGGTGGAATCCAATTGGCAAAGTGTATATAGTgaaggttttcattttttgttttattatattgttAGAGCACATGGAATTGAAAGTGGTTTTTGCTATTAGGCTACGAGACGTGGTTGAGGCGAGGGTTGCCAAGCAACGCTTGTTAAATCGCACCAGATTAGCATTGGCTATGGCGTTGCCCCGCTGGTATGGATTTGAAGTCTGGTgtggggcgggggggggggggggaggtgaGGTGGCTGGCTTGTATTGGCTGGTGAGAGATGACCATTTGGGTTAGCCGTTGCCAAACGgttactttatttaaaaaaaatatttctttttttaaaaattataaataCTCACCAATTTTTTACCACTTCTCTACTTATTCTatctctatatttttttttataaattcaaccCACCTAATTCTCTACAATACATCCATTTAACCAAAACTATCCAAGCGTCGTACCATAAAAAAAACATCTCTAAAAGAATCATCCAACAACAAAGGATCGAGATGAGGAAAAATATCCAAGCGTCGTATGATAAAAAACATCTCTAAAAGAAAAACGCGAAGATATGAAATTTCTCGTCATGCCCGTCAATCACCTTACCGGCTCAAAATTGGAATTGACGTTGCAAATGAAACAAGAAATCTTGAAAAAATATGACATGTATAAATCATgaagtttttaatctttttttctattttatgtaactttttttattttatttgtagtttttaaaaaatatatgcaAATCTTCTATTTTAGTTAGTTTGTTAATTTAATTAAATGATATTTTAAAtagttaaaacaaaaaaaaattatcaaaATCCACATGGCTGGCCACGCCACCCCACACTCCTTTTAAAGAATTACCTTGTGGACCCGCACCCGccacgtgtcgagcaatgcccTCAACTCAAGCCCCCTACACCCCGCAGTCTTAGTTAATCGTGTTAACCTTGTTTTTGTTTACGTGCAACCACTTGTGTGGGAGTCACCATGGTCACCCCCATGCCTAGATTTGTTTCATTGTGATACGTCTAGATCTGCTTTTCTATGGTATGCTCAGATTATATGTAAATCGTGTCTAGTAGTTCGACTGGAATCTCTAAATTGTATGGTCCATAACACAATTGTCTATTTTTGTCTAACGGTATGACGTCCAATTCTCTGTTTACCTGGTTTAAGCGGTCGGTTCGGTCTTGAAAACCATGGGTAAGGGTGTACATGGCTTAGTTATGCATTTTAaagagtaaatttcaaagttcgtcctttatgtatgtctaatatatcaaagtatgtcctttatctttaataagctcagaaaacatccttaatgtttgaaaaatcaatcaggttatatcctttaccctaaaccttGTTTGTTTTCCCAGTTAAGTCAGGTCACATGTGAAGCACATGAGGGCATTAATGTCATTCTACCtaccaatatatatatacacccacACATACATACAGAACACACACTCTCATCTTtctctctgctctctctctctctactaccagcccctctctctctctctctctacgaaAACTCAAACCCTACAATCCTCTTCAATTTCAAGTTTTTGTAAACTATCATCTCTCTCtacaaaacaaaaagaaaaacccTGTCTTTCTAATCTAACGGTTGTGGTGGTGAAATTTGGGGATTTTTGTTGACCTAAAAAAAAAACTCGAAAACCCTACTGATTCATCATCTAATCAAAGGAATCGGGCTTTTGGAAGATGGTGGCAGGTTTTGTTCGTGATAGATATTGCAAGTGGAGGTGGTGTTGGCAGACCGGCGGTTGAAATTGGTGGTGGCTGGTGGTTTacgtggcggtggtggtggcgagTTTGATGACTCAGACGGTGTAGGTTCGGGTGGAAAAGGGTTGTGTAGGGGGAGCGGTGGCAGCGGCGGTGGTCAGGTGGCGCGGTGGCAGCGGCGGTGGTCAGGTGGCGCGGTGGCAGAGGCCTGtgtatgtttgattttgtttgtaggtttgtttggatttgatttgatttgattcttTCGTTAATTTGGatttgattttgtttttgtttgtggaGGTGATGGTCACCGACGGGGGACT encodes the following:
- the LOC110911095 gene encoding probable 2-oxoglutarate-dependent dioxygenase At3g50210, whose translation is MTTNFQSIPLIDISPLVAKCDDPNAMEDKGFAEVVRLLDSACRDAGFFYVKGHGIPDSLIKDVRDITHNFFDLPYEEKLKIELSSETGYRGYQRVGVNVTKGVPDRHEAIDCYKELSKGMYGDLGDPLVGTNKWPTDPPNFKKLMEEYLVLCTELSRKIMRGIALALGGSVDAFEGKIAGDPFWVLRIIGYPGVTPISDECLPKNDIGCGAHTDYGLLTLVNQDDDKTALQVRNLSGEWISAVPIPGTFVCNIGDMLKILTNGVYESTLHRVINNSPNFRVCVAYFYETNFDAVISPLDVCLTKTGGNKKLATAVYGEHLVSKVTTNFAY